One Streptomyces sp. L2 genomic window carries:
- a CDS encoding ketoacyl-ACP synthase III family protein: protein MRWDDMHVAAVGTWLPEPVQAADAVREGRYTKERYETFDYASVLRSEDVAPPDMAVFAAETALKRSGVDPSEFSLLLHGSLWFQGLDIWPAASYIAQRTVGRHVPAMDVQQRCNIGVSGIELAAAHLTSGLRGGSAVMLTTADRWSGPAVNRWGLHDMSAYGDGGTAVVVSRRGGFARLLATATAADNSLEGLTRGDEPFRTASPAAGTPVDLTARSAAYAARHDEAELTMRIARTMLRAKKEALADAGLTTADLAKVVTPATGRRKGDHQVHHLLGVTEEQTTWSYGRTTGHVGGGDWAAGLAHLIDTRAVAPGDHVMLFGGGAGYTCTAAVLEITEVPQW from the coding sequence ATGCGCTGGGACGACATGCACGTCGCCGCGGTGGGCACCTGGCTGCCCGAGCCCGTCCAAGCGGCGGACGCGGTGCGCGAGGGCCGGTACACGAAGGAGCGGTACGAGACCTTCGACTACGCGTCCGTGCTGCGCAGCGAGGACGTGGCGCCGCCCGACATGGCCGTGTTCGCCGCGGAGACGGCACTGAAGCGGTCGGGTGTCGACCCGTCCGAGTTCAGTCTGCTGCTGCACGGCAGCCTCTGGTTCCAGGGCCTGGACATCTGGCCGGCCGCCAGTTACATCGCGCAGCGCACCGTGGGCCGGCACGTGCCGGCGATGGACGTGCAGCAGCGCTGCAACATCGGGGTGAGCGGCATCGAGCTGGCCGCCGCCCATCTCACGTCGGGGCTGCGCGGCGGCAGCGCGGTGATGCTGACGACCGCCGACCGGTGGAGCGGGCCCGCGGTCAACCGCTGGGGTCTGCACGACATGAGCGCGTACGGCGACGGCGGCACCGCGGTCGTCGTGTCCCGGCGCGGCGGTTTCGCCCGGCTGCTCGCCACGGCCACCGCGGCGGACAACTCGCTGGAGGGCCTGACGCGGGGCGACGAACCGTTCCGTACGGCGTCCCCGGCAGCCGGGACCCCGGTCGACCTGACGGCACGCTCGGCCGCGTACGCCGCCCGGCACGACGAGGCCGAGCTGACCATGCGGATCGCCCGGACGATGCTGCGGGCCAAGAAGGAGGCGCTCGCCGACGCCGGGCTGACCACGGCCGATCTGGCGAAGGTCGTCACGCCCGCGACGGGCCGCCGCAAGGGCGACCACCAGGTGCACCACCTGCTCGGCGTCACCGAGGAGCAGACCACCTGGTCGTACGGGCGCACCACCGGCCATGTCGGCGGCGGCGACTGGGCCGCGGGCCTCGCCCATCTGATCGACACCCGGGCGGTCGCGCCCGGCGACCACGTCATGCTGTTCGGCGGCGGTGCGGGCTACACCTGCACGGCGGCCGTCCTGGAGATCACGGAGGTGCCCCAGTGGTGA
- a CDS encoding AMP-binding protein, with amino-acid sequence MADVELTVPTRVDGLLAETARRYPDRTALIAEGTGTTFGALEQRTRAVAAALRDLLPQPGERIAVAAVLHPDFPVAYYATMRAGHVAAVVNPLLREEGLLHVLGTCEARVAFVDAALYARIGALRDRLPHLERVVLIGGASPAGPADTTLEALAETAPAGTPYEGGDDVACLHFTSGTTGLPKAVRLTHRNLTVNAAQITYAHRLDAASVTLNHLPTYHPMHLNSAVHAGAPQILFAGPDPAEALAAADRYGATHYYSLPVRLARLADAAEPAGPAPRALRYVASGGSALPPHAAARLGERLGVPVFQGYGLAETSPLTHSDDADAPVHGSVGRPVLGTECRIVDVDTRAVLAPGEAGEVEVRGPQVMAGYLGGGGVGADGWFATGDVGRVDTGGRLFLVDRLKDVFKCDNFLVAPSDVERALLDHPAVAEAVVVDLPHPYSSAVAGALLVLADPAATPEAVLADVNPRLPYYQRVQDAVAVPAIPRNGNGKIQRRDLRTRLLDLTRGPSSQPRPTPNGKAPAMAPEFTVVNTFTLKDPAEAAHFEEHFGSHVQWMRAQGGFRAHQAVRDLDTPGTYVNIGWWATPQDFKAVLGSETFQAHAAEFHRIVDVEADPSMGVLRVAENEGGQAQYVTVADVTGDAGEFETAYRAYAEAARALDGFAWLDLARSLPRPGRYTAVESWRDADAARRARELPEYAALAALTTSRTVTAAPVIGTR; translated from the coding sequence GTGGCTGACGTGGAACTCACCGTGCCCACCCGGGTCGACGGGCTGCTCGCCGAGACGGCCCGCCGGTACCCGGACCGGACCGCGCTGATCGCCGAGGGCACCGGGACCACGTTCGGCGCCCTGGAGCAGCGCACCCGGGCCGTCGCCGCCGCGCTGCGGGACCTGCTGCCGCAGCCCGGCGAGCGGATCGCCGTCGCCGCCGTCCTGCACCCGGACTTCCCCGTCGCCTACTACGCGACGATGCGCGCCGGGCACGTGGCGGCCGTCGTCAACCCGCTGCTGCGCGAGGAGGGCCTCCTCCACGTGCTCGGCACCTGCGAGGCACGCGTGGCGTTCGTCGACGCCGCGCTGTACGCGCGGATCGGCGCCCTGCGCGACCGCCTGCCGCACCTGGAGCGCGTCGTCCTCATCGGCGGCGCGTCCCCCGCCGGCCCGGCCGACACCACGCTGGAGGCGCTCGCCGAGACCGCGCCGGCCGGCACCCCGTACGAGGGCGGCGACGACGTCGCCTGCCTGCACTTCACCAGCGGCACCACCGGACTGCCCAAGGCGGTCCGGCTCACCCACCGCAACCTCACGGTGAACGCCGCGCAGATCACGTACGCGCACCGCCTGGACGCGGCCTCGGTCACCCTCAACCACCTGCCGACGTACCACCCGATGCACCTCAACTCGGCCGTCCACGCGGGCGCTCCGCAGATCCTCTTCGCGGGCCCCGACCCGGCCGAGGCGCTGGCCGCCGCCGACCGCTACGGCGCCACCCACTACTACAGCCTCCCCGTCCGCCTGGCCCGCCTCGCCGACGCCGCCGAGCCCGCGGGGCCCGCCCCGCGCGCCCTGCGGTACGTCGCCTCGGGCGGCTCCGCGCTGCCCCCGCACGCCGCGGCACGGCTCGGCGAACGGCTCGGCGTGCCCGTCTTCCAGGGCTACGGCCTCGCCGAGACCTCCCCGCTCACCCACAGCGACGACGCCGACGCCCCCGTGCACGGCAGCGTCGGCCGCCCCGTCCTCGGTACCGAGTGCCGGATCGTCGACGTCGACACGCGTGCCGTGCTGGCGCCGGGCGAGGCCGGCGAGGTGGAGGTGCGCGGGCCGCAGGTGATGGCCGGCTACCTGGGCGGCGGCGGGGTCGGCGCGGACGGCTGGTTCGCCACCGGCGACGTCGGCCGCGTCGACACCGGCGGGCGGCTGTTCCTCGTCGACCGCCTCAAGGACGTCTTCAAGTGCGACAACTTCCTCGTCGCCCCCTCCGACGTGGAGCGCGCCCTGCTCGACCACCCGGCGGTCGCCGAGGCCGTCGTCGTCGACCTGCCGCACCCGTACTCGTCGGCGGTCGCGGGCGCCCTGCTCGTGCTGGCCGACCCGGCGGCGACGCCCGAGGCCGTCCTCGCCGACGTCAACCCCCGGCTCCCGTACTACCAGCGGGTCCAGGACGCCGTCGCCGTCCCCGCGATCCCGCGCAACGGCAACGGCAAGATCCAGCGCCGCGACCTGCGCACCCGGCTCCTCGACCTGACACGGGGTCCGTCCTCGCAGCCCCGGCCCACCCCGAACGGAAAGGCTCCCGCCATGGCCCCCGAGTTCACCGTCGTCAACACCTTCACCCTCAAGGACCCCGCCGAGGCGGCCCACTTCGAGGAGCACTTCGGCTCCCACGTCCAGTGGATGCGCGCCCAGGGCGGCTTCCGCGCCCACCAGGCCGTCCGCGACCTGGACACCCCGGGGACGTACGTCAACATCGGCTGGTGGGCGACCCCGCAGGACTTCAAGGCCGTCCTCGGCTCGGAGACCTTCCAGGCGCACGCCGCCGAGTTCCACCGGATCGTCGACGTCGAGGCCGATCCCTCCATGGGCGTCCTGCGGGTCGCCGAGAACGAGGGCGGCCAGGCCCAGTACGTCACCGTCGCCGACGTCACCGGCGACGCGGGCGAGTTCGAGACCGCCTACCGCGCCTACGCCGAGGCCGCCCGCGCCCTCGACGGCTTCGCCTGGCTCGACCTGGCCCGCTCCCTGCCCCGCCCCGGCCGCTACACCGCCGTCGAGAGCTGGCGCGACGCGGACGCCGCCCGGCGCGCCCGTGAACTGCCCGAGTACGCGGCGCTGGCCGCGCTCACCACCTCGCGCACGGTGACGGCGGCCCCCGTCATCGGCACCCGATGA
- a CDS encoding aromatase/cyclase produces MAVPVQQPVTYETTHAVEVAADAEAVYAVVADARSWPLRFLPNVHVEHLEESDGFERIRIWATANGAVKSWTSVRTLDPEALRVTFRQEVSTPPVAAMGGEWIVTRLAPGRSRLELRHDFSAVDDAPENVEWIRAALDRNSGQELDNIRQVAELGGRLAELEFSFTDTVHIEGDGTDVFDFLNRADLWPERLPHVAALDLTEDEPGVQVMRMDTSTKDGSVHTTESIRVCFPDAAGGRIVYKQTTVPLLMTAHTGAWTIKASGTGVDVSSRHDVRLRTDTVERILGEGATVADARAYVHKALSTNSTATMNLARAYAEERRG; encoded by the coding sequence ATGGCAGTACCGGTCCAGCAGCCGGTGACGTACGAGACCACGCACGCGGTCGAGGTGGCCGCCGACGCGGAGGCGGTGTACGCGGTCGTCGCGGACGCCCGCTCCTGGCCGCTGCGGTTCCTTCCCAACGTCCACGTGGAGCACCTGGAGGAGTCCGACGGCTTCGAGCGCATCCGCATCTGGGCCACCGCCAACGGCGCGGTCAAGTCCTGGACCTCGGTGCGCACCCTCGACCCGGAGGCGCTGCGCGTCACCTTCCGCCAGGAGGTGTCCACGCCGCCGGTGGCCGCGATGGGCGGCGAGTGGATCGTCACTCGGCTCGCTCCCGGCCGCTCCCGGCTGGAACTCAGGCACGACTTCAGCGCCGTCGACGACGCCCCCGAGAACGTCGAGTGGATACGGGCCGCCCTCGACCGCAACAGCGGCCAGGAACTGGACAACATCCGCCAGGTCGCCGAACTGGGCGGCCGGCTCGCCGAGTTGGAGTTCTCGTTCACCGACACCGTGCACATCGAGGGCGACGGCACCGACGTCTTCGACTTCCTGAACCGCGCCGACCTGTGGCCCGAGCGGCTGCCGCACGTCGCCGCCCTCGACCTCACCGAGGACGAGCCGGGCGTGCAGGTGATGCGCATGGACACCAGCACCAAGGACGGCTCCGTGCACACCACTGAGTCGATCCGCGTCTGCTTCCCCGACGCGGCGGGCGGCCGCATCGTCTACAAGCAGACCACCGTGCCACTGCTGATGACCGCCCACACCGGGGCCTGGACCATCAAGGCGTCCGGCACCGGCGTCGACGTCTCCTCGCGGCACGACGTGCGGCTGCGCACCGACACCGTCGAGCGGATCCTCGGCGAGGGCGCCACCGTCGCGGACGCCCGCGCCTACGTCCACAAGGCGCTCAGCACCAACAGCACCGCCACCATGAACCTCGCCCGCGCGTACGCGGAGGAACGCCGTGGCTGA
- a CDS encoding phosphopantetheine-binding protein, whose protein sequence is MTTTAAPAWDARFERLLAAVLPGTARDTRLAPGLELKKAGLDSLATVELLVSLEEEYGVELPEAALNSATFATPAALWETLTRYGAAPAAHA, encoded by the coding sequence ATGACCACCACCGCCGCACCGGCCTGGGACGCCCGCTTCGAGCGGCTGCTGGCCGCCGTCCTGCCCGGCACCGCCCGCGACACGCGGCTCGCCCCCGGCCTCGAACTGAAGAAGGCGGGCCTGGACTCCCTGGCGACCGTCGAATTGCTCGTCTCGCTGGAGGAGGAGTACGGCGTCGAGCTGCCCGAAGCGGCCCTGAACAGCGCCACGTTCGCGACGCCGGCCGCGCTCTGGGAGACCCTCACCCGGTACGGCGCCGCCCCGGCCGCCCACGCCTGA
- a CDS encoding nucleotide disphospho-sugar-binding domain-containing protein: protein MRVLMLNTPVPTHFSPLLPLAWALRGEGHEVVAAVQPDVVDTALTAGLHTVSIGDPYHVEDLLSGGLPPGKRPREVRPRPDAAGLAGGAKVWQMHAKYLVEEHLAFARRYRPDLIVADMMEYSSLIVGGVLGVPVVHHRWGLDPFTTGARAAAREALGPLCRRLGLPGLPDPDVVLDPSPAALRLPDTSPGSPIRYVPSNGPAVLPDWLYDGPAADRRRVVVSLGTSTLDLGGLPLLVHVLRAFADLPDTEALATVPGRLRESLTGLPPNVRLIDPVPLRPLLDSCAAVVHHGGAGTLFTATDAGLPQLVLPQIMDQFPHGDALASAAAGLTLTEAADQDDPGQVAAAVRKLLDDPSYGSAAGGLAGAIAAMPSPGQVARDLARLV from the coding sequence ATGCGCGTCCTCATGCTCAACACCCCGGTCCCCACCCACTTCTCCCCGCTCCTGCCGCTCGCCTGGGCGTTGCGCGGCGAGGGGCACGAGGTGGTCGCCGCCGTACAGCCCGACGTCGTGGACACCGCGCTGACGGCGGGTCTGCACACGGTGTCGATCGGCGACCCGTACCACGTGGAGGACCTGCTCTCCGGCGGACTGCCGCCGGGCAAACGGCCCCGCGAGGTGCGCCCGCGGCCCGACGCGGCCGGGCTCGCGGGCGGCGCGAAGGTGTGGCAGATGCACGCCAAGTACCTGGTGGAGGAGCACCTGGCGTTCGCCCGCCGCTACCGCCCGGACCTGATCGTCGCCGACATGATGGAGTACTCGTCGCTGATCGTCGGCGGTGTGCTCGGCGTCCCGGTCGTCCACCACCGCTGGGGCCTGGACCCGTTCACCACGGGCGCCCGGGCCGCCGCACGCGAGGCGCTGGGCCCGCTGTGCCGGCGCCTGGGCCTGCCCGGCCTGCCCGACCCGGACGTCGTGCTCGACCCCTCCCCCGCCGCGCTGCGGCTGCCGGACACCTCGCCGGGCTCCCCCATCCGCTACGTCCCCTCCAACGGGCCCGCGGTCCTGCCGGACTGGCTGTACGACGGGCCCGCCGCGGACCGGCGCCGGGTCGTCGTCTCGCTCGGCACCAGCACCCTCGACCTCGGCGGCCTGCCGCTGCTCGTCCACGTCCTGCGCGCCTTCGCCGACCTGCCGGACACCGAAGCCCTGGCGACCGTGCCGGGCCGGCTGCGGGAATCACTCACCGGGCTGCCGCCCAACGTGCGCCTCATCGACCCGGTTCCGCTGCGCCCGCTGCTCGACAGCTGCGCGGCCGTCGTCCACCACGGCGGCGCCGGCACGCTGTTCACGGCGACCGACGCGGGCCTGCCCCAGCTGGTGCTGCCGCAGATCATGGACCAGTTCCCGCACGGCGACGCGCTGGCCTCGGCGGCCGCGGGCCTGACGCTGACGGAGGCCGCCGACCAGGACGACCCGGGGCAGGTGGCCGCTGCCGTACGGAAGTTGCTGGACGACCCGTCCTACGGCTCGGCCGCCGGTGGACTCGCCGGCGCGATCGCCGCGATGCCGTCGCCGGGGCAGGTGGCCCGGGACCTCGCCCGGCTGGTGTGA
- a CDS encoding MFS transporter — protein MNGKQVRLFVAGALAAMLLSFLDENIVTSAAWQITRHLDPAHGLDRLPWLVTAYVLAATASQPLYGKFCDLYGPKPVYLFAVCVFLLGSSACGLAQSMGELIAFRAVQGLGGGGLMSVTLIIIATLLPARSRTSGAGLGGGLVALGIVAGPLLGGFLCQYLSWRWIFYVNLPLGLMTIVGTVFGLRMPERERGEQRVDVLGAALVTAGATALLLLARWGGGTYAWTSPVILTLGAAAVLLVVVFCWWQTRAADPILPMSLFTDPVFRVAAPLQFVGGFTVLAVPVFVVTYLQVARGVSAQASGIRLAPMAIGVLVVMMVSGRLIPRFGRFKPVLVVNASVAVVALALFGLIRADTTSLTVGLLLIPLGFGLGGVVQVVLQTAQAAAPEDRLGVVTSGTRFFMTLGSAFGTALLGEVLSHRLTALAPGGMPGPGHARNQVYASATSTTFLVAAGVMVLGLLLALAMPDVAFDASDGADDADSADAPAGDASGAAEQPVGSAAPHDRTEPAVQAA, from the coding sequence ATGAACGGCAAGCAAGTCCGCCTGTTCGTCGCGGGCGCCCTCGCCGCCATGCTGCTGTCGTTCCTCGACGAGAACATCGTCACGAGCGCCGCCTGGCAGATCACCCGGCACCTCGATCCGGCCCACGGCCTGGACCGGCTGCCGTGGCTCGTCACCGCGTACGTCCTCGCGGCCACCGCGAGCCAGCCGCTGTACGGCAAGTTCTGCGACCTGTACGGGCCCAAGCCGGTCTACCTGTTCGCCGTCTGTGTCTTCCTGCTCGGCAGCTCGGCCTGCGGACTCGCCCAGTCCATGGGCGAGTTGATCGCCTTCCGCGCGGTGCAGGGGCTGGGCGGCGGCGGCCTGATGTCGGTCACGCTGATCATCATCGCGACCCTGCTGCCCGCCCGGAGCCGCACCTCGGGCGCCGGCCTCGGCGGTGGCCTGGTCGCCCTCGGCATCGTCGCCGGACCGCTGCTCGGCGGGTTCCTGTGCCAGTACCTGTCGTGGCGCTGGATCTTCTACGTCAACCTGCCGCTCGGCCTGATGACCATCGTGGGCACGGTGTTCGGCCTGCGGATGCCGGAGCGCGAGCGCGGTGAGCAGCGGGTCGACGTGCTCGGCGCCGCCCTGGTCACCGCCGGTGCGACGGCGCTGCTGCTGCTGGCCCGCTGGGGCGGCGGCACCTACGCCTGGACGTCGCCGGTGATCCTCACGCTGGGCGCGGCCGCGGTGCTGCTCGTCGTGGTGTTCTGCTGGTGGCAGACGCGGGCCGCCGACCCGATCCTGCCGATGTCCCTGTTCACCGACCCGGTGTTCCGGGTGGCGGCGCCCCTGCAGTTCGTCGGCGGTTTCACCGTGCTCGCCGTGCCGGTGTTCGTGGTCACCTATCTCCAGGTCGCCCGCGGCGTGAGCGCGCAGGCCTCCGGCATCCGGCTGGCCCCGATGGCGATCGGGGTGCTCGTGGTGATGATGGTGTCGGGGCGGCTGATCCCCCGATTCGGCCGGTTCAAGCCGGTGCTCGTCGTCAACGCCTCCGTCGCGGTGGTCGCGCTCGCCCTGTTCGGTCTGATCCGCGCGGACACCACGAGCCTGACGGTGGGCCTGCTGCTGATCCCGCTCGGCTTCGGCCTCGGCGGCGTGGTCCAGGTGGTGCTGCAGACGGCGCAGGCCGCGGCACCGGAGGACCGGCTCGGGGTGGTCACCTCGGGCACCCGGTTCTTCATGACGCTGGGCAGCGCCTTCGGTACGGCCCTCCTGGGCGAGGTGCTGTCGCACCGGCTCACCGCGCTCGCTCCCGGCGGCATGCCGGGTCCGGGACACGCCCGGAACCAGGTGTACGCGTCCGCCACGTCCACGACGTTCCTGGTCGCGGCCGGTGTGATGGTGCTCGGCCTGCTGCTCGCGCTCGCGATGCCGGACGTCGCCTTCGACGCGTCCGACGGCGCCGACGATGCCGACAGCGCCGACGCGCCGGCCGGGGACGCCTCGGGGGCCGCGGAGCAGCCCGTCGGCTCCGCCGCACCGCACGACCGTACGGAACCGGCCGTTCAGGCGGCCTGA
- a CDS encoding class I adenylate-forming enzyme family protein — protein sequence MPGLLAAAVAECPSAPAVRDETGGWTYAELDAHSRAFAAWLTARGVRRGERVLVRAGNTRAFVAALFGILRHGAVCVPVNPAMKRFHLSSVVADSAPVLLLGRGEDLALLAELTDRPVHDLEEVHAGLDPAEAPTRDQDPSPDDLALLIYTSGSTSAPKAVVSPHAPCVFAARAIAEVLRYRADDVVLVAIPLSFDYGLYQIFLSVLARAQVVLTSPRRQLKLLGTLREHGVTVVPVVPSLAEMLLRLAGRDKGADPLPVRLFTNTGAALTQPVIAALRRTFPHARVSPMFGTTECKRITVLEPDGDLAKPGSVGPALPGTEVLILDEDGRALPAGEVGEIAVRGPHVMAGYWQAPEITAQRFRPDPVTGEVTLHTGDYGHLDTDGHLYFQGRRDDLFKRRGNRMSVLEIESAALDVPGVEAACAVPPGDGFDLTLFAVTRLSPAELAERLAERLEDAKVPGECRVLAALPLTPNGKTDRQLLRARAAAPEPTDQETS from the coding sequence CTGCCCGGCCTGCTCGCCGCGGCCGTCGCCGAGTGCCCGTCGGCGCCCGCCGTCCGGGACGAGACCGGCGGCTGGACGTACGCCGAACTCGACGCGCACAGCCGGGCGTTCGCCGCCTGGCTCACGGCGCGCGGGGTGCGGCGCGGGGAGCGGGTGCTGGTGCGGGCGGGCAACACCCGCGCGTTCGTGGCGGCCCTGTTCGGCATCCTGCGGCACGGCGCTGTGTGCGTGCCGGTGAACCCGGCGATGAAGCGGTTCCATCTGTCGTCGGTGGTCGCCGACAGCGCCCCGGTGCTGCTCCTCGGGCGCGGCGAGGACCTGGCGCTGCTCGCTGAGCTGACCGACCGGCCGGTGCACGACCTGGAGGAGGTCCACGCCGGCCTGGACCCGGCCGAAGCCCCCACCCGGGACCAGGATCCCTCCCCCGACGACCTCGCCCTGCTGATCTACACGTCCGGCTCGACGTCCGCGCCCAAGGCGGTGGTCAGTCCGCACGCGCCGTGCGTGTTCGCGGCCCGCGCCATCGCCGAGGTGCTGCGGTACCGCGCCGACGACGTCGTGCTGGTGGCGATCCCCCTCTCCTTCGACTACGGCCTCTACCAGATCTTCCTGTCCGTGCTGGCCCGCGCCCAGGTCGTCCTGACGTCCCCGCGGCGCCAGTTGAAGCTGCTGGGCACCCTGCGCGAGCACGGCGTGACCGTCGTACCGGTGGTGCCCTCGCTCGCCGAGATGCTGCTGCGGCTGGCCGGACGCGACAAGGGCGCCGACCCGCTGCCGGTGCGGCTGTTCACCAACACCGGCGCGGCGCTGACCCAGCCGGTCATCGCCGCCCTGCGCCGCACCTTCCCGCACGCCCGGGTGTCGCCGATGTTCGGCACCACCGAGTGCAAGCGCATCACCGTCCTGGAACCGGACGGCGACCTCGCGAAGCCCGGTTCGGTGGGCCCCGCGCTGCCGGGCACCGAGGTGCTGATCCTCGACGAGGACGGGCGGGCCCTGCCGGCCGGCGAGGTCGGCGAGATCGCGGTGCGCGGACCGCACGTCATGGCCGGCTACTGGCAGGCCCCGGAGATCACCGCGCAGCGCTTCCGCCCCGACCCGGTGACCGGCGAGGTCACCCTGCACACCGGCGACTACGGGCACCTCGACACCGACGGGCACCTGTACTTCCAGGGCCGCCGCGACGACCTGTTCAAGCGGCGCGGCAACCGGATGAGCGTCCTGGAGATCGAGAGTGCCGCACTGGACGTGCCCGGCGTCGAGGCGGCCTGCGCGGTACCGCCCGGCGACGGCTTCGACCTGACGCTGTTCGCCGTGACCCGGCTGTCCCCCGCCGAGCTGGCGGAGCGGCTGGCCGAACGGCTGGAGGACGCCAAGGTGCCCGGCGAGTGCCGGGTGCTGGCCGCGCTCCCGCTGACCCCCAACGGCAAGACCGACCGGCAGCTGCTGCGCGCCCGCGCCGCGGCCCCCGAACCGACCGACCAGGAGACGTCATGA
- a CDS encoding FAD-dependent monooxygenase gives MSTAGPGAVPAADAPDTDVCVVGGGPAGLVLALLLLKSGVRVTLVERSRAHHREFRGEILQPGAMRLLDELGVLAGARARGCHEHDRFRLVEGERVLLDIDYRTLPAPYDHLLSIPQPHLLDELVLHCAKFDAFTHLEGHRASALLHGPGGEITGVCADGPEGRREIRAHVTVAADGRFSKLRRLAGIEAGRSDVFDLDVLWFKLSVPDSAPGRRDVRVFRHGASPVLAYDSYPDKVQIGWTLPHGGYADLAGRGVEHLKDQLAAAAPPYAELIREQITSFKDVSLLDVFSGRADRWAVDGLVCIGDAAHTHSPIGAQGINLAVQDAVALHPLLITALAEGDASAAFLGTFEARRAPDIAAVMRTQRVQSAAMLGRGVVATRVRPALAALLRRTPLYGKVLRHIAYGNPDIRVAKELFTDGA, from the coding sequence ATGAGCACCGCGGGGCCAGGAGCCGTCCCCGCCGCCGACGCACCGGACACCGACGTCTGCGTGGTCGGCGGCGGCCCCGCCGGCCTGGTCCTCGCCCTGCTCCTGCTGAAGTCCGGGGTGCGGGTCACCCTGGTCGAGCGCTCCCGGGCGCACCACCGGGAGTTCCGGGGCGAGATCCTCCAGCCCGGCGCCATGCGGCTGCTCGACGAGCTCGGTGTGCTCGCCGGGGCGCGGGCCCGCGGCTGCCACGAGCACGACCGGTTCCGGCTCGTCGAGGGTGAACGCGTCCTGCTCGACATCGACTACCGCACCCTGCCCGCCCCCTACGACCACCTGCTGAGCATCCCGCAGCCCCACCTCCTGGACGAACTCGTCCTGCACTGCGCCAAGTTCGACGCCTTCACCCACCTCGAAGGACATCGGGCGAGCGCCCTGCTGCACGGCCCCGGCGGGGAGATCACCGGGGTGTGCGCCGACGGACCCGAGGGCCGGCGCGAGATCCGCGCGCACGTCACCGTCGCCGCCGACGGCCGCTTCTCCAAGCTGCGCCGGCTCGCCGGCATCGAGGCGGGCCGCAGCGACGTGTTCGACCTGGACGTGCTGTGGTTCAAACTGTCCGTCCCGGACAGCGCGCCCGGGCGCCGTGACGTGCGCGTCTTCCGGCACGGCGCGAGCCCCGTCCTCGCCTACGACTCCTACCCCGACAAGGTGCAGATCGGCTGGACCCTGCCGCACGGCGGCTACGCCGACCTCGCGGGCCGGGGCGTCGAGCACCTCAAGGACCAACTGGCCGCGGCGGCACCGCCGTACGCGGAGCTGATCCGCGAGCAGATCACCTCCTTCAAGGACGTGAGCCTGCTCGACGTGTTCTCCGGCCGCGCCGACCGGTGGGCGGTCGACGGCCTCGTCTGCATCGGCGACGCCGCCCACACCCACAGCCCGATCGGCGCCCAGGGCATCAACCTGGCCGTGCAGGACGCCGTCGCCCTGCACCCGCTGCTGATCACCGCCCTGGCCGAGGGGGACGCGAGCGCCGCGTTCCTCGGCACGTTCGAGGCGCGCCGGGCACCGGACATCGCGGCCGTCATGCGCACCCAGCGCGTGCAGAGCGCGGCCATGCTCGGCCGGGGCGTCGTCGCCACCCGCGTCCGCCCCGCGCTCGCCGCGCTGCTGCGGCGCACCCCGCTGTACGGCAAGGTGCTGCGGCACATCGCGTACGGCAATCCGGACATCCGGGTGGCGAAGGAGCTGTTCACGGACGGCGCCTGA